One region of Anaeromyxobacter paludicola genomic DNA includes:
- a CDS encoding Rne/Rng family ribonuclease: protein MAGNSILVINAAGAETRVALVESGTIHEFYLERKREKGIVGNIYKGRVVRVLPGMQAAFVDIGLEKAAFLYVGDVYGDPDFSEEFELTEGEHGAVLDQVPSEEEAEQQEAKVRADAERGAEEPTPAPAAEPAPAEAEAQAEAAPAPEAVRREAAQQEFPGIASAPPVAEGAAAEPQPAAEAAPVAAEPEARPEPAAAPEAAAEQPAPIPLTNPVEVPPAAEAPAAGAPEQATAPAPAEGAQAVAAEPAGAQHLLPAQTDTTPKAGQIAARPQESAREAREGRDRNRRDERGRRDGREGRDGRDRDRGHDRGRNGGRRDEERRPKESKNIQDLLKEGQEVIVQVAKDPIGTKGARITSHISLPGRHLVFMPTVDHIGISRRIEKEGERRRLREIVDRMRPEGTGFIVRTVAENVEAAKLEADIRFLIQVWNEIIRTKDKVGAPALLHPDLDLILRATRDLFTADVQKLVIDDREEYERILRFVHEQAPHLESQIELYQGDEPIFDAYGIEQELKRASQRKVWLKSGGYLIIDQAEALTAVDVNSGRYVGKKNLEETITKINTEAAKEIVYQLRLRNIGGIIIIDFIDMDKSQNREKVFKALQDALGRDKAKTNVLKISELGLVEMTRKRVRESVTRMMNEPCGYCEGKGHLKSKITVAYEIFREIRRDAPSFPEPVMVVNCHPEVARVLQGPERDELRYLMDRFNKTIQVKVQQNYHQEQFDIYGRQERDREEGGRPEQARPREEPRQEGRREDGRRDEGRGGRDRDRRGGRGGRGGQQGDRDRQRNQQQGERGQQDRQGERERQERQGERGQQGERGGEKGGAERAPAGAGPEKP from the coding sequence ATGGCAGGAAACAGCATCCTCGTGATCAACGCGGCCGGCGCCGAGACGCGCGTGGCCCTGGTCGAGAGCGGCACCATCCACGAGTTCTATCTCGAGCGGAAGCGCGAGAAGGGCATCGTCGGCAACATCTACAAGGGCCGGGTGGTCCGGGTCCTCCCGGGCATGCAGGCCGCCTTCGTGGACATCGGCCTCGAGAAGGCCGCCTTCCTCTACGTCGGCGACGTCTACGGCGACCCGGACTTCTCCGAGGAGTTCGAGCTCACCGAGGGCGAGCACGGCGCCGTGCTCGACCAGGTCCCGTCGGAGGAGGAGGCCGAGCAGCAGGAGGCGAAGGTCCGCGCCGACGCCGAGCGCGGGGCGGAGGAGCCCACCCCGGCGCCCGCCGCCGAGCCCGCGCCGGCCGAGGCCGAGGCCCAGGCCGAGGCGGCCCCGGCGCCGGAGGCCGTCCGCCGCGAGGCCGCGCAGCAGGAGTTCCCGGGCATCGCGAGCGCGCCGCCGGTCGCCGAGGGCGCGGCCGCCGAGCCGCAGCCGGCCGCCGAGGCGGCGCCGGTCGCGGCGGAGCCGGAGGCGCGGCCCGAGCCGGCCGCGGCGCCGGAGGCCGCGGCGGAGCAGCCCGCCCCCATCCCGCTCACGAACCCGGTCGAGGTGCCGCCCGCCGCGGAGGCCCCCGCGGCCGGCGCGCCCGAGCAGGCCACCGCGCCCGCGCCCGCCGAGGGCGCGCAGGCCGTCGCGGCCGAGCCGGCCGGCGCGCAGCACCTCCTGCCGGCCCAGACCGACACCACCCCCAAGGCCGGGCAGATCGCGGCCCGTCCGCAGGAGTCGGCGCGCGAGGCGCGCGAGGGGCGCGACCGCAACCGGCGCGACGAGCGCGGGCGGCGGGACGGCCGCGAGGGGCGCGACGGCCGCGACCGCGACCGCGGGCACGACCGGGGCCGCAACGGCGGGCGCCGCGACGAGGAGCGCCGGCCCAAGGAGTCGAAGAACATCCAGGACCTGCTCAAGGAAGGGCAGGAGGTGATCGTCCAGGTCGCCAAGGATCCGATCGGCACGAAGGGCGCCCGCATCACCAGCCACATCTCGCTCCCCGGCCGGCACCTCGTCTTCATGCCGACGGTGGATCACATCGGCATCAGCCGCCGCATCGAGAAGGAGGGCGAGCGGCGCCGCCTGCGCGAGATCGTGGACCGGATGCGCCCGGAGGGCACCGGCTTCATCGTCCGCACCGTGGCCGAGAACGTCGAGGCCGCCAAGCTCGAGGCCGACATCCGCTTCCTCATCCAGGTGTGGAACGAGATCATCCGCACCAAGGACAAGGTGGGCGCGCCGGCGCTGCTCCACCCCGACCTCGACCTCATCCTGCGCGCCACCCGCGACCTCTTCACCGCGGACGTGCAGAAGCTCGTCATCGACGACCGCGAGGAGTACGAGCGCATCCTCCGCTTCGTGCACGAGCAGGCGCCGCACCTCGAGAGCCAGATCGAGCTCTACCAGGGCGACGAGCCCATCTTCGACGCCTACGGCATCGAGCAGGAGCTGAAGCGGGCCAGCCAGCGCAAGGTCTGGCTGAAGAGCGGCGGCTACCTCATCATCGACCAGGCCGAGGCGCTCACCGCGGTGGACGTCAACTCGGGCCGCTACGTCGGCAAGAAGAACCTCGAGGAGACGATCACCAAGATCAACACCGAGGCGGCCAAGGAGATCGTCTACCAGCTCCGGCTCCGCAACATCGGCGGCATCATCATCATCGACTTCATCGACATGGACAAATCCCAGAACCGCGAGAAGGTCTTCAAGGCCTTGCAGGACGCGCTGGGACGGGACAAGGCCAAGACCAACGTCCTCAAGATCTCGGAGCTCGGCCTCGTCGAGATGACGCGCAAGCGGGTGCGTGAGTCGGTGACGCGGATGATGAACGAGCCCTGCGGCTACTGCGAGGGCAAGGGCCACCTGAAGTCGAAGATCACCGTGGCCTACGAGATCTTCCGCGAGATCCGGCGCGACGCGCCGAGCTTCCCCGAGCCGGTGATGGTGGTGAACTGCCACCCCGAGGTGGCCCGGGTGCTCCAGGGGCCGGAGCGGGACGAGCTCCGCTACCTCATGGATCGGTTCAACAAGACCATCCAGGTGAAGGTGCAGCAGAACTACCACCAGGAGCAGTTCGACATCTACGGCCGCCAGGAGCGCGATCGCGAGGAGGGCGGGCGCCCGGAGCAGGCCCGGCCGCGCGAGGAGCCCCGGCAGGAGGGGCGGCGCGAGGACGGCCGGCGCGACGAGGGCCGCGGCGGGCGCGACCGCGATCGGCGGGGCGGGCGCGGCGGGCGCGGCGGCCAGCAGGGCGACCGCGACCGGCAGCGGAACCAGCAGCAGGGCGAGCGCGGGCAGCAGGATCGCCAGGGCGAGCGCGAGCGCCAGGAGCGCCAGGGCGAGCGCGGCCAGCAGGGCGAGCGCGGCGGCGAGAAGGGCGGGGCGGAGCGGGCCCCGGCCGGCGCCGGCCCGGAGAAGCCTTAG
- a CDS encoding polyprenyl synthetase family protein translates to MPSPIHIEEYLRGVSERVNDQLRLLAAEWKRTGPKPLTEAVEYALLAGGKRLRPALVLASCEALGGDVGDDGLALRFALALEMVHTYSLVHDDLPCMDDDDLRRGRPTVHKAYDEATAMLVGDGLQSLAFRHLLSTGDARAAPLAALLAESAWRMVEGQALDIGAEGRALGEAEVLALMAAKTGALLTAACAGGAIAATGAPSGLDRVGQKLGLAFQIADDLLDLTSDAATLGKRAGKDQAAGKATLPSIVGIEEARRRAQAACDEAVALLAPLGAPAEPLRALARFVLARKK, encoded by the coding sequence GTGCCCTCGCCCATCCACATCGAGGAGTACCTCCGAGGCGTCTCCGAGCGCGTCAACGACCAGCTCCGGCTGCTCGCCGCCGAGTGGAAGCGCACCGGCCCCAAGCCCCTCACCGAGGCGGTCGAGTACGCGCTGCTCGCGGGGGGCAAGCGGCTCCGCCCCGCGCTCGTGCTCGCCTCCTGCGAGGCCCTCGGCGGGGACGTGGGCGACGACGGGCTCGCGCTCCGGTTCGCCCTCGCGCTCGAGATGGTGCACACCTACTCGCTCGTGCACGACGACCTGCCGTGCATGGACGACGACGACCTGCGCCGCGGCCGGCCCACGGTCCACAAGGCCTACGACGAGGCCACGGCGATGCTGGTCGGCGACGGCCTGCAGTCGCTCGCCTTCCGGCACCTGCTCTCGACCGGCGACGCCCGCGCCGCGCCCCTCGCCGCGCTGCTCGCGGAGAGCGCCTGGCGGATGGTGGAGGGCCAGGCGCTCGACATCGGCGCGGAGGGCCGCGCGCTCGGCGAGGCCGAGGTGCTGGCCCTCATGGCCGCGAAGACCGGCGCGCTCCTCACTGCCGCCTGCGCGGGCGGCGCCATCGCGGCGACCGGCGCGCCGAGCGGGCTCGACCGGGTCGGGCAGAAGCTCGGGCTCGCCTTCCAGATCGCCGACGACCTGCTCGACCTCACGAGCGACGCCGCCACCCTCGGCAAGCGCGCGGGGAAGGACCAGGCGGCGGGCAAGGCCACCCTGCCCTCGATCGTCGGCATCGAGGAGGCCCGGCGCCGCGCCCAGGCCGCCTGCGACGAGGCGGTGGCGCTGCTCGCGCCGCTCGGCGCGCCGGCCGAGCCGCTGCGCGCGCTCGCCCGCTTCGTGCTGGCGCGCAAGAAGTAA
- a CDS encoding TIGR03960 family B12-binding radical SAM protein produces MNAPETLDELILRAQKPSRYVGEEFGAVKKDLSAVRLRFGLAFPDTYEVGMSNLGFRLLYHTLNDRPEIACERLFLPWPDLEAALRERGEPLFSLESRLPARDFDVLGITLQFELCYTSCLALLDLAGVPLLAKDRGPGDPLVVGGGPCAYNPEPVADFFDCFVVGEGEEAVHELSRAVMDWKGSGASRGALLEALARIPGVYVPSFFRPHYHPETKVLTGLEPLLPGYEKVERRVMPDLDALSTSAYERPVVPFMQTVHDRLPIELQRGCTRGCRFCQVGMITRPTRQRSPGEILRLAEQGLKASGYEEVGLLSLSSGDYDCLNPLLDDFLARWEGERISMSLPSLRTETMSESLAQKIGRVRKTGFTLAPEAATERMRAVINKGNREEDLLRAVESIFKNGWSLLKLYFMIGLPEERDEDVVAIAQLAKKCLAAARRVLPKGQGSAAINLGASTFVPKPFTPFQWEPMIPPEETRRRQALVSAELGGRHGAISFKPHESRQSSIEGALALGDRRAGTAVLHAFRKGQRLDGWTEWFREDAWLEAFAECERVHGVGIAFFAHRRRRFDEVLPWDRIDCGVTKAYLQKQLAAARNLAEVPDCVLAPCTVCGACDYEVVKNRVYEAKDYVPAPLPPPRAPLPEARSFVRVRYGKLGRLVALSHLEIMHAILRAVRRAGLPVAWSQGFHPKPRVSFGPALPVGVESRCEYLDLELHGVHEPAEVAGKLAPQLPPGLPLYEARAIDPRERSISDAQLAVHYLASFPESWDVTDLSERVATFQGQERSVVHRAPPPRPRGKRNEKIARGKQREIDLKCIVTHLSVEVGGQVTFSLKADPTGSAKPAEVLAAIFGDGAPPRGVKVLKEGVSFARAEVPRSQPGQPRTPRYSDA; encoded by the coding sequence ATGAACGCTCCCGAGACCCTGGACGAGCTCATCCTCCGGGCGCAGAAGCCCTCCCGCTACGTCGGCGAGGAGTTCGGCGCGGTGAAGAAGGACCTGTCCGCCGTCCGGCTCCGGTTCGGCCTCGCGTTCCCCGACACCTACGAGGTCGGGATGTCGAACCTCGGGTTCCGGCTCCTGTACCACACGCTCAACGACCGGCCGGAGATCGCCTGCGAGCGGCTCTTCCTGCCCTGGCCCGACCTCGAGGCGGCGCTCCGCGAGCGTGGCGAGCCGCTCTTCTCGCTCGAGTCCCGCCTCCCGGCGCGCGACTTCGACGTCCTCGGCATCACCCTGCAGTTCGAGCTCTGCTACACGAGCTGCCTCGCGCTGCTCGACCTCGCCGGCGTGCCGCTCCTCGCGAAGGACCGCGGCCCGGGCGACCCGCTCGTCGTCGGCGGCGGTCCGTGCGCCTACAACCCCGAGCCGGTGGCCGACTTCTTCGACTGCTTCGTGGTCGGCGAGGGCGAGGAGGCGGTGCACGAGCTCTCCCGGGCGGTGATGGACTGGAAGGGCTCCGGCGCCTCGCGCGGGGCGCTCCTCGAGGCGCTGGCGCGCATCCCGGGCGTCTACGTCCCGTCCTTCTTCCGGCCGCACTACCACCCGGAGACGAAGGTGCTCACCGGCCTGGAGCCGCTCCTGCCCGGGTACGAGAAGGTGGAGCGGCGGGTGATGCCCGACCTCGACGCGCTCTCCACCAGCGCCTACGAGCGGCCGGTGGTGCCGTTCATGCAGACCGTGCACGACCGGCTCCCCATCGAGCTGCAGCGCGGCTGCACCCGCGGCTGCCGCTTCTGCCAGGTCGGCATGATCACGCGCCCCACGCGCCAGCGCAGCCCGGGGGAGATCCTCCGGCTCGCGGAGCAGGGGCTCAAGGCCTCCGGCTACGAGGAGGTGGGGCTCCTCTCGCTCAGCTCCGGCGACTACGACTGCCTGAACCCGCTCCTCGACGACTTCCTGGCGCGCTGGGAGGGCGAGCGGATCTCGATGTCGCTCCCCTCGCTCCGCACCGAGACCATGAGCGAGTCGCTGGCGCAGAAGATCGGGCGGGTGCGCAAGACCGGCTTCACGCTCGCGCCCGAGGCGGCGACGGAGCGGATGCGGGCGGTCATCAACAAGGGCAACCGCGAGGAGGACCTGCTCCGCGCGGTGGAGTCGATCTTCAAGAACGGCTGGTCGCTCCTCAAGCTCTACTTCATGATCGGCCTCCCGGAGGAGCGGGACGAGGACGTGGTGGCGATCGCGCAGCTCGCGAAGAAGTGCCTCGCCGCCGCCCGCCGCGTGCTGCCGAAGGGGCAGGGCTCGGCCGCCATCAACCTCGGCGCCAGCACCTTCGTGCCGAAGCCGTTCACCCCCTTCCAGTGGGAGCCGATGATCCCGCCGGAGGAGACCCGCCGCCGCCAGGCGCTCGTCTCCGCCGAGCTGGGCGGCCGCCACGGCGCCATCTCCTTCAAGCCGCACGAGTCGCGCCAGTCGTCCATCGAGGGGGCGCTCGCGCTCGGCGACCGGCGCGCCGGCACCGCCGTGCTCCACGCCTTCAGGAAGGGGCAGCGGCTCGACGGCTGGACCGAGTGGTTCCGCGAGGACGCCTGGCTCGAGGCGTTCGCCGAGTGCGAGCGGGTGCACGGGGTGGGGATCGCCTTCTTCGCGCACCGGCGCCGCCGCTTCGACGAGGTCCTGCCCTGGGACCGGATCGACTGCGGCGTCACCAAGGCCTACCTCCAGAAGCAGCTCGCCGCGGCGCGGAACCTGGCCGAGGTGCCCGACTGCGTGCTCGCCCCGTGCACCGTCTGCGGGGCCTGCGACTACGAGGTGGTCAAGAACCGGGTCTACGAGGCGAAGGACTACGTGCCGGCCCCGCTGCCGCCCCCGCGCGCGCCGCTGCCCGAGGCGCGGAGCTTCGTGCGCGTCCGCTACGGCAAGCTCGGGCGGCTCGTGGCCCTCTCGCACCTCGAGATCATGCACGCCATCCTGCGCGCGGTCCGCCGGGCGGGGCTGCCGGTGGCCTGGTCACAGGGCTTCCACCCGAAGCCGCGGGTCTCCTTCGGCCCGGCCCTGCCGGTCGGGGTGGAGAGCCGCTGCGAGTACCTCGACCTCGAGCTGCACGGGGTCCACGAGCCCGCCGAGGTGGCGGGGAAGCTCGCACCCCAGCTCCCGCCGGGGCTGCCCCTCTACGAGGCCCGGGCCATCGACCCCCGCGAGCGCTCGATCAGCGACGCCCAGCTCGCCGTCCACTACCTGGCGTCGTTCCCGGAATCCTGGGACGTTACGGACCTTTCCGAGCGCGTCGCGACCTTCCAGGGCCAGGAGCGCTCGGTGGTGCACCGCGCCCCTCCGCCCCGGCCCCGCGGGAAAAGGAACGAGAAGATTGCGCGCGGGAAGCAAAGGGAGATAGACCTGAAGTGCATCGTGACCCACCTCTCCGTCGAAGTGGGAGGCCAGGTCACATTCAGCTTGAAGGCGGACCCGACCGGAAGCGCCAAGCCAGCGGAAGTGCTGGCGGCCATCTTCGGCGACGGCGCGCCGCCAAGGGGAGTGAAGGTCTTGAAGGAAGGCGTCAGCTTCGCGAGGGCAGAGGTCCCTCGGTCGCAGCCGGGGCAGCCCCGAACCCCGCGCTACTCCGACGCCTGA
- a CDS encoding phosphate/phosphite/phosphonate ABC transporter substrate-binding protein, whose translation MKPALAALLLAAAPAALAAPPAKHLLVVCSPGSPGTTAEAQPTMDAFAAALSARAGVPVAAVYDETEEAGVSRLRAKDADLALVSLPFFLKHERDLALHARLQAVQKGRPELERWTLVAKKGRVTGPAALDGYTIPSNAGFAPAFVRGPALGGFGPLPATARVTSSTAVLSSLRRAAAGEKVAVLLDGAQEAALPTLPFAAELEAVARSAPLPSGLVVTVGNRLPARSWSALEGALRGLPSDPSGAAALDAIQTTRFAPLDEKALAAARRAFAEAAR comes from the coding sequence ATGAAGCCCGCGCTCGCCGCCCTCCTCCTCGCCGCCGCGCCCGCCGCGCTCGCGGCGCCCCCCGCGAAGCACCTCCTGGTGGTCTGCTCGCCGGGCTCTCCGGGGACCACCGCCGAGGCGCAGCCGACCATGGACGCCTTCGCCGCCGCGCTGTCGGCCAGGGCCGGCGTCCCGGTCGCCGCGGTCTACGACGAGACCGAGGAGGCGGGCGTGTCCCGGCTGCGGGCGAAGGACGCCGACCTCGCCCTGGTGTCGCTGCCGTTCTTCCTGAAGCACGAGCGCGACCTCGCCCTTCACGCGCGGCTCCAGGCCGTCCAGAAGGGGCGTCCGGAGCTCGAGCGCTGGACCCTGGTCGCCAAGAAGGGGCGGGTGACCGGGCCGGCCGCGCTCGACGGCTACACGATCCCCTCCAACGCGGGATTCGCGCCCGCCTTCGTGCGCGGGCCGGCGCTGGGCGGCTTCGGGCCGCTCCCGGCGACGGCGCGCGTGACGTCCTCCACCGCGGTGCTCTCTTCCCTGCGGCGCGCGGCGGCGGGCGAGAAGGTGGCGGTGCTGCTCGACGGCGCCCAGGAGGCGGCGCTGCCGACCCTGCCGTTCGCGGCCGAGCTCGAGGCGGTGGCGCGGTCGGCGCCGCTCCCATCCGGCCTCGTGGTCACCGTCGGGAATCGGCTGCCGGCGAGGTCCTGGAGCGCGCTCGAGGGCGCCCTGCGCGGCCTGCCGTCCGATCCGTCCGGCGCGGCCGCGCTGGACGCCATCCAGACCACCCGCTTCGCCCCGCTCGACGAGAAGGCGCTCGCGGCGGCGCGCCGCGCCTTCGCGGAGGCGGCCCGGTGA
- a CDS encoding YhjD/YihY/BrkB family envelope integrity protein, with protein sequence MRPELIKLLAVAGALRDRELRVRAMALTYTSLFALVPALVVAFSVVQAFTGMERLWVRVHEFLLENLAVGARTAVAPHLDEFVRNAHATSAGIVGGALLVWSAVSLFSQVERAVNDLWAVHKRRPLVSTLLTYWAGLTLGPLLLAGSLALGHAFQARLGASPAGQLGAGIASLALTCTFFSVFYLIIPATKVRPRPAAIGGLTAGLAWEIAKAIYAFAVARFFHYHAVYGSLAAVPIFLLWIFVSWTIFLFGARVAFVAQHARALVHAHPSDQTAAGRELLAARTLREIALAYRAGAPPPEPAELADRLSALAEPVREALGALRQAGLLVEAAGGGFVPGRPLDRITLAEVRRAISGPAPQADPGSVRLGQALLESERASAAALGAVTIAELCDEAAPPLEPAPADQKPQQGGQALAGSSRGA encoded by the coding sequence ATGCGCCCCGAGCTCATCAAGCTGCTCGCGGTCGCCGGCGCGCTGCGCGACCGCGAGCTGCGCGTGCGCGCCATGGCGCTCACGTACACCTCGCTCTTCGCGCTCGTCCCGGCGCTGGTGGTGGCCTTCTCGGTCGTCCAGGCCTTCACCGGGATGGAGCGGCTCTGGGTCCGGGTCCACGAGTTCCTGCTCGAGAACCTCGCCGTGGGCGCGCGCACGGCGGTGGCGCCTCACCTCGACGAGTTCGTGAGGAACGCCCACGCGACCAGCGCCGGGATCGTCGGCGGCGCGCTCCTCGTCTGGTCGGCGGTGAGCCTCTTCAGCCAGGTGGAGCGGGCGGTCAACGACCTCTGGGCGGTGCACAAGCGCCGGCCCCTGGTCTCGACCCTCCTCACCTACTGGGCGGGGCTGACGCTCGGGCCGCTGCTCCTCGCCGGCTCGCTGGCGCTCGGCCACGCGTTCCAGGCCCGCCTGGGCGCGTCGCCCGCCGGGCAGCTCGGCGCCGGGATCGCGTCGCTGGCGCTCACCTGCACCTTCTTCAGCGTCTTCTACCTCATCATCCCGGCCACCAAGGTCCGGCCCCGGCCCGCGGCCATCGGCGGGCTGACCGCCGGGCTCGCCTGGGAGATCGCCAAGGCGATCTACGCCTTCGCCGTGGCGCGGTTCTTCCACTACCACGCCGTCTACGGCTCGCTGGCGGCGGTCCCGATCTTCCTGCTCTGGATCTTCGTGAGCTGGACCATCTTCCTCTTCGGCGCGCGGGTGGCGTTCGTCGCGCAGCACGCGCGGGCGCTCGTCCACGCGCACCCGTCGGACCAGACCGCCGCCGGGCGGGAGCTGCTGGCCGCGAGGACCCTGCGGGAGATCGCGCTCGCCTACCGGGCCGGCGCGCCGCCGCCCGAGCCGGCCGAGCTCGCCGACCGGCTCTCCGCGCTGGCCGAGCCGGTCCGCGAGGCCCTCGGGGCGCTCCGGCAGGCGGGGCTGCTCGTGGAGGCGGCCGGCGGCGGCTTCGTGCCCGGCCGGCCGCTCGACCGGATCACCCTCGCGGAGGTCCGCCGGGCGATCTCCGGGCCGGCGCCGCAGGCCGATCCCGGATCGGTCCGGCTCGGCCAGGCCCTCCTCGAGTCGGAGCGCGCCTCGGCCGCGGCGCTCGGCGCGGTGACGATCGCGGAGCTCTGCGACGAGGCGGCGCCGCCCCTCGAGCCGGCGCCCGCGGATCAGAAGCCCCAGCAGGGCGGGCAGGCGCTCGCCGGCTCCTCGCGCGGCGCCTGA